In the genome of Drosophila pseudoobscura strain MV-25-SWS-2005 chromosome 3, UCI_Dpse_MV25, whole genome shotgun sequence, one region contains:
- the LOC4805472 gene encoding transcription factor grauzone yields the protein MPCFLCTHRVDDAVSNIKFDSVEADSLGLRQIIEKHFWLRFNDSVDGYVCGSCWEQLLLFHNFYLTVENAHKALTELETKQAEENVAENQTTPTAVVAAVYGGTAKDENVQSVAAAVKRRRGRPRKTRAASSDEEFQNVLEQINLNEIKIEYPEADLTIADVLEDQEEQDFESRSGCATEVDDIEEPKPKITRKVRGRGRGRGRVRLAEKPKKTLVYNLQKSSEFNDYIRQHFKMQCHVCSAPMEGFSEMLVHVREKHNQRGYAVCCNRKFRKRGVLVDHLRRHEDPDLFKCKICDRVMGQRRSLELHMRMHDVKSQGRLYQCDHCSKSFYSAVVCQRHKLTHIPKEQCQVKCTNCEKTFPTKYTMQQHFKLVHLNLYAKICDVCGKSIRGREALARHMEEHTGAPQATIECHLCDSKLTTKYGLARHIKMMHTVENLQPMQCELCLKISPSLQAHQHHIKYTHNTARNHQCPMCEKAFKRPNELREHLTTHTGEVLYTCPHCTQTFNSNANMHAHRKKVHRKEWEEHRLQRLVRGRKKDSIIAASVRKTTEAREDFSVDQTTAVEAPAANSLRVLEEC from the exons ATGCCGTGCTTCCTATGCACTCATCGTGTGGACGACGCCGTTAGCAATATAAAGTTCGATTCCGTCGAAGCTGACTCGCTCGGATTAAggcaaataattgaaaaacaCTTTTGGTTGCGg TTTAATGATTCTGTCGATGGCTACGTGTGCGGATCATGCTGGGAacaattgttgctgtttcacAACTTCTATTTAACCGTGGAGAATGCCCACAAAGCCCTGACCGAACTGGAAACAAAGCAGGCCGAGGAGAACGTCGCGGAGAATCAGACCACTCCAACAGCAGTAGTTGCAGCCGTTTATGGCGGTACTGCAAAGGATGAGAACGTGCAAAGCGTGGCAGCTGCGGTGAAGCGCAGGCGGGGTCGTCCCCGCAAGACCCGGGCTGCTTCAAGTGACGAAGAATTTCAGAACGTGCTGGAACAGATCAATTTGAACGAGATTAAAATTGAGTACCCCGAGGCAGATCTAACCATAGCTGATGTGCTGGAGGATCAGGAGGAGCAAGACTTTGAGTCACGCAGTGGCTGTGCCACGGAAGTTGATGATATTGAGGAACCTAAACCGAAAATCACTCGAAAGGTTCGTGGAAGGGGCCGCGGTCGTGGCCGAGTTCGGCTAGcggaaaagccaaaaaaaacccTCGTCTATAATCTTCAGAAGTCTAGCGAGTTCAATGACTACATCAGGCAACACTTCAAGATGCAGTGTCATGTGTGCAGTGCCCCCATGGAGGGTTTCTCTGAGATGCTGGTCCATGTGCGAGAGAAACACAATCAGCGTGGATACGCCGTCTGCTGTAACCGAAAGTTCAGAAAGCGCGGCGTACTGGTCGATCATCTGCGACGCCACGAGGATCCCGACCTCTTCAAGTGCAAAATCTGTGATCGCGTAATGGGCCAGAGGCGAAGCCTTGAACTCCACATGCGAATGCACGACGTGAAGTCGCAGGGCCGTCTCTACCAGTGCGATCATTGTTCCAAAAGCTTCTACAGCGCAGTCGTCTGCCAACGACACAAACTAACGCACATTCCCAAGGAGCAGTGCCAGGTGAAATGCACCAACTGCGAGAAGAC TTTCCCCACCAAATATACCATGCAGCAGCATTTTAAGCTCGTACACTTGAATTTATATGCAAAGATTTGCGACGTTTGCGGCAAGTCCATACGTGGGCGGGAGGCTCTCGCTCGCCACATGGAGGAGCACACGGGCGCTCCGCAGGCTACCATCGAGTGTCATCTGTGCGACTCCAAATTAACCACCAAATACGGACTGGCGCGTCACATCAAAATGATGCACACTGTCGAGAACCTACAGCCGATGCAGTGCGAGCTGTGCCTCAAGATTTCACCCAGCCTCCAGGCCCATCAGCACCACATCAAGTACACCCACAACACGGCCCGCAATCACCAGTGTCCGATGTGTGAGAAGGCCTTCAAGCGACCAAACGAATTGCGG GAGCATTTGACAACGCATACGGGCGAAGTTCTGTACACCTGCCCGCATTGCACACAGACCTTCAACTCGAATGCCAACATGCATGCCCACCGCAAGAAAGTGCATCGCAAGGAGTGGGAAGAGCACCGCCTCCAGCGCTTGGTGCGAGGCCGGAAAAAAGATTCGATCATTGCAGCGAGCGTGCGAAAGACCACCGAGGCCAGGGAGGACTTCAGTGTAGATCAGACC
- the Prosbeta1 gene encoding proteasome subunit beta type-6 has translation MVYEMDFTDTPVSTGTTIMAVEFDGGVVIGADSRTSSGPYVANRVTDKLTRITDKIYCCRSGSAADTQAIADIVAYSLNYHENQTSKDALVFEAASEFRNYCYNYRDSLLAGIIVAGWDEQRGGQVFSIPLGGMLTREPCTIGGSGSSFIYGYVREHFHEGMSKEECVKFVKTAVQHAIYHDGSSGGVVRVGIITKEGVERRLFYNTESGESEISGTGSSAILAQ, from the exons atggttTACGAGATGGACTTTACCGATACACCCGTCAGCACTGGC ACCACAATCATGGCCGTCGAATTCGACGGAGGAGTTGTGATTGGAGCTGATTCCCGTACCAGCTCCGGACCGTATGTGGCCAATCGTGTCACCGACAAGCTGACTCGCATCACAGACAAAATTTACTGCTGCCGTAGTGGCTCTGCCGCCGATACCCAGGCCATCGCAGATATTGTGGCCTACTCGCTGAACTATCACGAGAACCAGACCAGCAAGGATGCCCTGGTCTTTGAGGCTGCCTCAGAGTTCCGTAACTACTGCTACAACTATCGCGACTCCCTGCTGGCTGGAATCATTGTTGCTGGCTGGGATGAGCAGCGCGGTGGTCAAGTGTTTAGCATCCCGTTGGGTGGCATGCTGACCCGCGAGCCCTGCACCATTGGCGGATCGGGATCCAGTTTCATTTACGGCTACGTCCGAGAGCATTTCCACGAGGGTATGAGCAAAGAGGAGTGTGTGAAATTTGTCAAGACAG CGGTTCAACATGCCATCTATCATGATGGAAGCTCTGGCGGTGTGGTGCGCGTTGGCATTATCACCAAGGAGGGTGTGGAGCGTCGTCTGTTCTATAACACCGAATCGGGCGAGTCCGAGATATCGGGCACTGGCAGCAGTGCTATTCTCGCCCAATAG
- the Rrp42 gene encoding exosome complex exonuclease RRP42 produces the protein MAYVALSEAEKTFILHGVEEDFRCDGRSRRDYRPMELETGLVSNASGSARLRLANTDILVGIKTEIDVPDPLTPEFGKLEFFVDCSANATPEFEGRGGSDLAQELVLALENAYESPLAFDYRTLCLIPGQQCWKLYIDILILECGGNLHDAVSLAAKAALHNTKLPQVTASLLDAGVTDLIISDNPYDCTRLTIDTVPLLVTVCKIGDYCLVDPSAEEEACSTVSIVVSVSMRNGEAFLSGSHMTGGGAMHRDTMRNCLNLGLSIGEQLNTLLAKVLKQEEERVGPKRPKTVGFLK, from the exons ATGGCGTACGTTGCACTTAGCGAAGCCGAGAAAACGTTTATATTGCATGGCGTAGAG GAGGATTTTCGCTGCGATGGGCGGTCTCGTCGGGATTACCGGCCCATGGAGCTGGAGACTGGGCTGGTGAGCAACGCGAGTGGATCAGCTCGTCTCCGCTTAGCCAACACGGACATCCTCGTGGGCATCAAGACAGAAATCGATGTGCCCGATCCCTTGACTCCGGAGTTCGGTAAACTCGAGTTCTTTGTGGATTG CTCTGCTAATGCCACGCCAGAGTTTGAGGGTCGCGGCGGCTCAGACCTGGCCCAGGAGCTAGTGCTCGCTCTGGAAAATGCCTACGAATCCCCTTTAGCCTTTGACTATCGCACATTGTGCCTTATACCGGGTCAGCAGTGCTGGAAGCTCTATATTGACATCTTG ATACTCGAGTGCGGTGGAAATCTTCACGACGCCGTTTCCCTGGCCGCCAAGGCAGCGTTGCACAACACAAAACTGCCGCAAGTAACTGCCTCCTTATTAGATGCCGGCGTCACGGATCTCATTATATCAGACAATCCGTACGACTGCACACGACTAACCATTGATACGGTTCCCCTGCTGGTCACTGTGTGCAAAATCGGCGACTATTGTCTTGTTGATCCCtcagcggaggaggaggcttgCAGCACTGTCAGCATAGTTGTATCCGTATCGATGCGGAATGGAGAAG CCTTCCTTTCCGGCTCCCACATGACTGGCGGCGGCGCTATGCACAGAGATACCATGCGCAATTGCCTGAATCTCGGTCTGTCGATTGGCGAACAACTGAACACGCTGCTCGCAAAGGTGCTGAAGCAGGAGGAAGAGCGCGTGGGACCTAAGCGGCCCAAGACGGTTGGAtttcttaaataa
- the EMC7 gene encoding ER membrane protein complex subunit 7 homolog, which produces MWFKLLIFATFVALSSCEIVIGQDELVDEVSGLYTIEGRVSPPDTILGPGQGAGGALNKDENKWQVDVTITINDGEYKGFVREDGQFIISGVPSGSYVLDVHHPDVFYEPVRVEINPKGKFRARKVNFVQPAQIMQVAYPLRMKPLMPFKYFQAREQWKITDFMFSPMVLMMVLPLLLMLVLPKMINDPETKKEIDNLQFPKMTNDMPEISEMLTSFLTGKQPEPKEKKPLPASRQTKKRKDQ; this is translated from the exons ATGTGGTTTAAGTTGCTTATTTTTGCAACGTTCGTTGCGTTGAGCAGCTGCGAAATCGTTATTGGCCAGGACGAGCTGGTGGATGAGGTCTCAGGGCTGTACACAATCGAAGGCCGAGTTTCTCCACCAGACACTATTCTGGGACCAGGGCAAGGTGCAGGCGGTGCCCTAAATAAAGATGAGAATAAATGGCAAGTGGATGTGACAATAACCATCAATGATGGCGAGTACAAGGGTTTCGTGCGCGAAGATGGCCAGTTCATCATCAGCGGAGTGCCTTCCGGCAGCTATGTGCTGGACGTCCATCATCCTGACGTGTTCTACGAGCCT GTTCGTGTGGAAATCAATCCCAAGGGAAAGTTTCGTGCGCGGAAGGTGAATTTTGTCCAGCCAGCGCAAATCATGCAGGTGGCCTACCCTCTGAGAATGAAGCCACTGATGCCATTCAAGTATTTCCAGGCACGAGAGCAGTGGAAG ATAACCGACTTTATGTTCAGCCCCATGGTGCTGATGATGGTTCTTCCTTTGCTGCTCATGCTGGTGCTGCCCAAGATGATCAACGACCCCGAAACTAAGAAAGAGATTGACAACTTGCAGTTTCCCAAG ATGACCAACGATATGCCCGAGATCAGCGAAATGTTGACCTCATTTCTGACGGGTAAACAGCCCGAGCCCAAGGAGAAGAAGCCGCTTCCAGCCAGCAGGCAGACGAAGAAGCGTAAAGATCAATAA
- the LOC4805473 gene encoding monocarboxylate transporter 13 has translation MDVQTSRVVPDGGWGWVVVAAVAVINMTNQSILSVFGQLFVGELRRMNEDTFTSALITNLNSLALNFSGLFVGPAIKSFKPRNVAATGCVLVSFGLALCSFATESWHFIVGYSFFVGFGLGLISPSTFMAINSYFSNKRGRAVGVSLAGAGVGQVLIPHVVRYFLDNHGFRFAVLAMSALSLTGLFGAMFLKPLHPPVKHNNRRHIRLLAETDGEKGQTSPLQIVVVATQSKMDEAHSKSESLCRRMGNRLVQAMDLELLKDAVFWSIIVGMALVYTATINFTMIYPDFLGQTAGLNSTAVAFCMSVVAGADIVCRLLLPCITDHLRIPYRVVFLLGTAGLLFARLVLAESQDLGVIIAMSILMGMMKSATVINNNLTISAHCRSDKLAGGLGLSMMSKGVIVITVGQLLGWVRDYADSYVICLYAQIVLLLVVVLAWAPEIYYRFRMQKRTSSKSMETTLDAAEEGAKLNS, from the exons ATGGATGTGCAGACAAGCCGTGTTGTTCCAGACGGTGGCTGGGGATGGGTTGTGGTGGCAGCTGTGGCCGTCATCAAT ATGACGAATCAGTCCATATTGTCCGTATTTGGGCAACTTTTTGTGGGTGAGCTGCGTCGGATGAATGAGGACACCTTTACATCGGCGCTGATTACGAATTTAAACAGCTTGGCCTTGAACTTCTCGGGCTTGTTCGTTGGGCCGGCTATCAAGAGCTTTAAGCCGCGCAATGTGGCAGCCACCGGTTGCGTTTTGGTCTCCTTTGGCCTGGCGCTATGCTCGTTTGCTACAGAGAGTTGGCATTTTATCGTCGGCTACAGCTTCTTTGTGGGCTTCGGCCTGGGACTTATTTCGCCTTCCACATTTATGGCCATCAATTCCTACTTCAGCAATAAGCGGGGCCGTGCCGTGGGCGTTTCCCTAGCTGGTGCTGGCGTTGGACAAGTGCTCATACCTCACGTTGTACGATATTTCCTGGATAACCACGGCTTTCGTTTTGCAGTGCTGGCTATGTCTGCGCTTTCCCTGACCGGG CTCTTTGGTGCCATGTTTTTGAAACCCCTGCATCCTCCCGTCAAACACAATAACCGCCGACACATTCGCCTTTTGGCCGAAACGGATGGGGAGAAGGGACAAACGAGCCCCTTGCAGATTGTCGTTGTCGCGACCCAAAGCAAGATGGATGAAGCCCATTCAAAGAGCGAGTCCCTGTGCCGACGAATGGGTAACCGCTTGGTCCAAGCCATGGACCTGGAACTCCTTAAGGACGCTGTGTTCTGGAGCATCATTGTTGGCATGGCGCTGGTCTACACCGCCACCATCAACTTTACCATGATCTATCCCGACTTTCTCGGCCAGACAGCTGGTCTGAATAGCACAGCGGTGGCCTTCTGCATGTCCGTGGTGGCTGGTGCCGATATCGTAtgtcgcctgctgctgccctgcaTTACAGATCACCTGAGGATACCCTACCGAGTGGTGTTCCTGCTCGGTACTGCTGGACTACTCTTTGCGCGTCTCGTGCTGGCGGAGAGTCAAGACCTGGGCGTCATAATTGCCATGTCCATACTGATGGGAATGATGAAGTCTGCCACGGTGATCAACAACAATCTCACCATATCGGCGCACTGTCGCTCGGATAAGTTGGCCGGCGGCCTTGGGCTGAGCATGATGTCAAAGGGCGTGATTGTCATAACAGTGGGACAACTGCTTGGATGGGTACGCGACTACGCCGACTCTTATGTCATCTGCCTGTACGCCCAGATTGTGCTCCTGCTAGTAGTGGTCCTGGCCTGGGCACCGGAGATTTATTACCGTTTCCGCATGCAGAAACGTACCTCCTCCAAGTCCATGGAGACGACACTTGATGCCGCCGAAGAGGGTGCCAAACTGAACTCTTGA